TACAAGGAGTATCCTCAAATCAAGCTTTTCTACCCAAACTTAATTATAAACTTGGGTTCTTCTAACTATTTACTCATTTAACAGAACTATCGTTTTTCCTATTATCGTGATTTCCAAAATGTTGTCCCTAGAGGAGAGATGCTAGAGGAGTTTGTGCCTGTTGAAGATGGTACTATATCGTTCATGGCTTCACAAGACTTGTATGACAAGTTCCTGGGATTGGCTCTATGTGTTGTTTTCAGTGTAGAagatggaaaaaaggaaatatcttTCGACATTGTCCCACATGTTAATGGCGAAAGGCGGAATGTGCTATCGGGAACTCTTGGTTCATTTGATTCGGATCATATGTGGATTCGATATCTCATACCAAGTATGTTGTGGGGATTGTTGGAGGGAGGAGTtgattttgatcaatttgagGAGAGTTATCTACGATTTAGCCTTAGAATTGGAGTATCGGGTGGAACCGTGAAAAAGTTGGGCTATCTGCTAAGGTTCAGACAACTAGAGGATGATTTGAAGGTTGTGCTTGAAGACACTCAATTTGTGGATCCAGCTGCACTCTGTGAGGATCTTGATAGATCAAGAGATTTAATGGAATTCTTTAAGAAATGTCACCTTCCTATATAGAACCTGGAATGGACAGAAAGTGAATCGGAATCCattgaaagtgaagaagaatgaATGGGAACAGGCAAGTGTAGTAGTGTTGGCTTGCAGTTCTTAAGAAAGCAATCATTAAGCTAGCAAAACATATTAGGGGCAGCATATGTTTCCTTTTACCCTGGGACATGTATGGGGAAATCCTATTATTAGAATTGTGTTGAAGTAACATATGGCTTTCAATTCAGTCTCTCGTGAGATTAAAAGATCTGTGAATGGAGAGAGGATGACTTGACACACAAGACGCTTGATTCATAAGAAAAGCATCATTTCTGGCTCAGGTATCTCGACATGGGGTGGGAGGTAAGTGAGGTTTTGCAAAAAGATTCCAGTTATTTTCACGTTAGCCTCAGACCATCCCATAGAATTGTGAAGAATTGGGGAATCCGTCTGATATGCAAGCAACAAGAGAGTGATTTGAGGGTTGTGATCTCACAGAATTAGCCAATAGAACCAGCTTTAGTCCATGACGGCAGTCTTGGATCAAGAGGTTCAAAGGATATTGCTCTTCACTGGGAACATGGTCTAAGCAAATGGATCTAGAGGGAGGTGGTGAGACTAGTACAAAGGAGAGCATGATGCATGAAGAAAGCAAAATAGAGGAGGTAACAGAGGAAG
This region of Eucalyptus grandis isolate ANBG69807.140 chromosome 8, ASM1654582v1, whole genome shotgun sequence genomic DNA includes:
- the LOC120286730 gene encoding uncharacterized protein LOC120286730, translating into MGRTFQHDFNHVWLKCYEPRLLWDQVSFGPNGWNCFIATIRTCDNVIVKKCGFRLICKPSENDLEIFLQHNRSLDPALLYEVRHEDNQMSTVEESSSEIEDLLDNKTSREENNSSELILEGSNVPDFPIQNYRFSYYRDFQNVVPRGEMLEEFVPVEDGTISFMASQDLYDKFLGLALCVVFSVEDGKKEISFDIVPHVNGERRNVLSGTLGSFDSDHMWIRYLIPSMLWGLLEGGVDFDQFEESYLRFSLRIGVSGGTVKKLGYLLRFRQLEDDLKVVLEDTQFVDPAALCEDLDRSRDLMEFFKKCHLPI